One stretch of Streptomyces hygroscopicus DNA includes these proteins:
- a CDS encoding MarR family transcriptional regulator → MATSDHPPTEPALRSELAHRPESDPRPETGPRAEERIAVDLAAVVSQLMRRMRAASSQGALTPSQRAVISRLYTEGPTTTAALARAELVRPQSMRMILAALEEQTLVERAPHPTDGRQVVFSITERGREAITSVRQAKQSWLLDAIDTRLDADERRTLAEATDLLKRLVQE, encoded by the coding sequence ATGGCCACGTCTGATCACCCGCCCACCGAGCCCGCCCTTCGGTCAGAGCTCGCCCACCGGCCAGAGAGCGACCCCCGGCCAGAGACCGGCCCGCGGGCCGAAGAGCGCATCGCCGTCGACCTCGCCGCGGTCGTCAGTCAGCTGATGCGCCGTATGCGGGCGGCCTCCTCGCAGGGGGCGCTCACCCCCTCCCAGCGCGCGGTCATCAGCCGGCTCTACACCGAGGGGCCGACCACCACCGCCGCGCTGGCCCGCGCCGAGCTGGTCCGGCCGCAGTCGATGCGCATGATCCTTGCCGCGCTGGAGGAGCAGACCCTGGTGGAGCGGGCCCCGCATCCCACCGACGGACGGCAGGTGGTCTTCTCGATCACCGAGCGGGGGCGGGAGGCGATCACCTCCGTACGGCAGGCCAAGCAGAGCTGGCTGCTCGACGCGATCGACACCCGTCTCGACGCCGATGAGCGCCGCACCCTCGCCGAGGCCACCGATCTCCTCAAGCGGCTGGTCCAGGAATGA
- a CDS encoding MFS transporter: MTGTAGKPAVPPATGTGATGAANPVPGNPADATDPFGPRLMAPLLIGSVLNPVNSTMIATGLVAIGHDFGVGAARTAWLVASLYLASAVAQPAMGRLADLFGPRRIFLCGLLVVCAAGLVGALAPAFGWLIASRVLLGIGTSAAYPAAMALLRAQSVATGRETPRPVLGRLSLAALGSAAVGPVLGGVLTATAGWRAIFAVNVPLALIGIALALLWLPRTRMAGADGEDAGARTAGAAFDPLGIALFTGTLTTLMIFLMDLGRPNWALLPVVLVLAAALTWWQLRRPRPFIDLRMIVRNRSLALTYLRHGTAYLVIYMVMYGYAQWLEEGHGYSASRAGLIMLPMSGAAAVCSLLGARTKGIYAPLVLAAVLLAAGSGVLLLADDSTPLLALLLAAVLFGLPQGLSSTGNQAAVYTQAPRESVGAAAGLQRTSQYLGAITAAGLIGLFYGQRATAAGLHGIAMVAGALSLAVLLLTATDRALRTRTRARTRT, translated from the coding sequence ATGACCGGCACCGCGGGCAAGCCCGCCGTACCCCCGGCGACCGGGACGGGGGCCACGGGGGCCGCGAACCCGGTCCCGGGCAACCCCGCCGACGCGACCGACCCCTTCGGCCCCCGGCTGATGGCCCCGCTGCTCATCGGCTCGGTCCTCAACCCCGTCAACTCCACGATGATCGCCACCGGACTGGTGGCCATCGGCCATGACTTCGGCGTCGGCGCCGCCCGGACCGCCTGGCTGGTCGCCTCCCTCTACCTCGCCAGCGCCGTGGCGCAGCCCGCGATGGGCCGGCTCGCCGATCTGTTCGGGCCGCGCCGGATCTTCCTCTGCGGGCTGCTCGTGGTGTGCGCCGCCGGGCTCGTGGGCGCGCTCGCGCCCGCGTTCGGCTGGCTGATCGCCTCGCGGGTGCTGCTCGGCATCGGTACATCCGCGGCGTACCCCGCGGCGATGGCGCTGCTGCGCGCCCAGTCCGTCGCCACCGGACGCGAGACACCGCGCCCCGTGCTCGGCCGGCTCTCGCTCGCCGCGCTCGGCAGCGCGGCGGTCGGGCCGGTGCTGGGCGGGGTGCTCACCGCGACGGCCGGGTGGCGGGCGATCTTCGCGGTCAATGTGCCGCTGGCCCTCATCGGCATCGCCCTCGCGCTGCTCTGGCTCCCCAGGACCCGTATGGCGGGCGCGGACGGCGAGGACGCCGGGGCGCGGACGGCGGGCGCGGCCTTCGATCCGCTGGGGATCGCGCTGTTCACCGGCACCCTCACCACCCTCATGATCTTCCTGATGGACCTGGGGCGGCCCAACTGGGCACTGCTGCCCGTCGTCCTGGTCCTCGCGGCGGCCCTCACCTGGTGGCAGTTGCGCCGCCCCCGCCCCTTCATCGATCTGCGGATGATCGTCCGCAACCGCTCCCTCGCCCTCACCTACCTCCGCCACGGCACGGCGTACCTGGTCATCTACATGGTCATGTACGGATACGCGCAGTGGCTGGAGGAGGGGCACGGCTACTCCGCCTCCCGGGCCGGACTGATCATGCTGCCCATGTCGGGCGCGGCCGCCGTGTGCTCACTGCTCGGGGCCCGTACGAAGGGCATCTACGCACCGCTCGTCCTCGCGGCCGTCCTGCTCGCCGCGGGGAGCGGGGTGCTGCTGCTCGCCGACGACTCCACCCCGCTTCTCGCGCTGCTGCTGGCCGCGGTCCTCTTCGGGCTGCCTCAGGGGCTGTCCTCGACCGGCAACCAGGCCGCCGTCTACACCCAGGCCCCGCGCGAGAGCGTCGGCGCGGCGGCCGGGCTGCAGCGCACCTCGCAGTACCTCGGCGCGATCACCGCCGCCGGGCTGATCGGGCTCTTCTACGGACAGCGGGCGACCGCCGCCGGGCTGCACGGCATCGCCATGGTGGCGGGTGCGCTCAGCCTCGCGGTGCTGCTGCTGACCGCCACCGACCGGGCCCTGCGCACCCGCACCCGCGCCCGTACCCGCACCTGA
- a CDS encoding hydrolase: MPATTLDPNTALVLVDLQKGITGLPTVHPTAEVIERGARLAAAFRKRGLPVVLVRVVAGAPGRTEAQGGGGGGQFPADFADLVPELGHEDGDVVVTKHTWGAFHGTDLDLQLRRRGVTQVVLGGIATSIGVESTARGAYAHGYHVTLATDAMTDMDAEAHRNSVEKIFPRLGETDSTDAIIGLLG; this comes from the coding sequence ATGCCCGCCACCACGCTCGACCCGAACACCGCCCTGGTCCTCGTCGACCTCCAGAAGGGCATCACCGGACTGCCCACCGTCCATCCCACCGCCGAGGTCATCGAGCGCGGCGCCCGGCTGGCCGCCGCGTTCCGCAAGCGCGGACTGCCGGTCGTCCTCGTCCGGGTCGTGGCCGGGGCGCCGGGCCGCACCGAGGCGCAGGGAGGCGGCGGAGGCGGGCAGTTCCCGGCCGACTTCGCCGACCTCGTGCCGGAACTCGGCCACGAGGACGGCGACGTCGTGGTCACCAAGCACACCTGGGGCGCCTTCCACGGCACCGACCTCGACCTCCAGCTCCGCCGCCGCGGGGTGACCCAGGTGGTGCTCGGCGGCATCGCCACCAGCATCGGCGTGGAGTCCACGGCCCGTGGCGCGTACGCGCACGGATACCACGTGACCCTGGCGACCGACGCCATGACCGACATGGACGCCGAGGCGCACCGCAACAGCGTCGAGAAGATCTTCCCCCGGCTCGGGGAGACCGACTCCACCGACGCGATCATCGGCCTGCTGGGCTGA
- a CDS encoding gamma-glutamyltransferase codes for MGHAARPAASSTTSTTRASAAAAVRRRLPALAAAAGMVAVLGVVPAGAAGQEQDDTAKSAPAKTPVAVGYGGAVSSVDADASAAGIDVLRHGGNAVDAAVATAAALGVTEPYSAGVGGGGYFVYYNAKRHKVSTLDGRETAPRSADQKLFLGKDGKPLPFADAVTSGLSVGTPGTPATWNDALKDWGTRSLGQVLRPAERLARDGFTVDSTFRQQTADNQARFKDFPATAKLFLPGGELPAVGSTFRNPDLARTYALLAKKGVGAIYKGELGRDIVDTVRKPPVDPKAQRVVRAGDLTAEDLRAYGTKRQAPTRTAYRGLDVYGMAPSSSGGTSVAEALNILEKTDLSKLSDLEYLHRYIEASRIAFADRGRWVGDPAAEDVPTKGLTSQRFADSRACLIKDDAVLKSPVPPGDPNSPSAPGSCDTRGHAAPTTYEGENTTHLTVADKWGNVVAYTLTIEQTGGSGITVPGRGFLLNNELTDFSFAPADPAVHDPNLPGPGKRPRSSMSPTIVLDGHKPVLALGSPGGATIITTVLQTLLNHLDRGMPLVDAIAAPRASQRNAAQTELEPGLWNGPERAKLEALGHSFKQNPEIGAATGVQRLSGGRWLAAAETERRGGGSAMVVSPKR; via the coding sequence ATGGGGCACGCCGCACGACCAGCCGCATCGTCAACCACGTCCACCACTCGCGCCTCCGCCGCGGCGGCCGTCCGGCGCCGACTGCCCGCGCTGGCGGCCGCGGCCGGAATGGTCGCGGTGCTGGGCGTCGTCCCGGCCGGTGCCGCCGGGCAGGAGCAGGACGACACCGCGAAGTCCGCTCCCGCCAAGACGCCCGTGGCCGTCGGCTACGGCGGCGCGGTCTCCAGCGTGGACGCCGACGCCTCGGCGGCCGGGATCGACGTGCTGCGGCACGGGGGCAACGCGGTGGACGCGGCGGTCGCGACCGCCGCCGCGCTCGGGGTCACCGAGCCGTACTCGGCGGGTGTCGGCGGCGGTGGTTACTTCGTCTACTACAACGCCAAGCGGCACAAGGTCTCCACGCTCGACGGCCGCGAGACCGCGCCCCGCAGCGCGGACCAGAAGCTCTTCCTCGGCAAGGACGGCAAACCGCTGCCGTTCGCCGACGCCGTCACCAGCGGGCTGAGCGTCGGCACCCCCGGCACCCCCGCCACCTGGAACGACGCCCTGAAGGACTGGGGCACCCGCTCGCTGGGGCAGGTGCTCAGGCCCGCCGAGCGGCTGGCCCGCGACGGGTTCACCGTCGACAGCACCTTCCGGCAGCAGACCGCCGACAACCAGGCCCGCTTCAAGGACTTCCCGGCCACCGCCAAGCTCTTCCTGCCCGGCGGCGAGCTCCCGGCGGTCGGCTCGACCTTCCGCAACCCCGACCTCGCCCGTACGTACGCGCTGCTGGCCAAGAAGGGCGTCGGCGCGATCTACAAGGGCGAGCTGGGCCGCGACATCGTCGACACCGTGCGCAAGCCGCCCGTCGACCCCAAGGCGCAGCGCGTCGTGCGCGCGGGCGATCTGACGGCCGAGGACCTGCGGGCCTACGGAACGAAGCGGCAGGCCCCGACCCGGACCGCCTACCGCGGTCTGGACGTGTACGGCATGGCGCCCTCGTCCTCCGGCGGGACCAGCGTCGCCGAGGCGCTCAACATCCTGGAGAAGACCGACCTCTCCAAGCTCAGCGACCTCGAGTATCTGCACCGCTATATCGAGGCCAGCCGGATCGCCTTCGCCGACCGGGGCCGCTGGGTCGGCGACCCCGCCGCCGAGGACGTCCCCACCAAGGGGCTCACCTCGCAGCGGTTCGCCGACTCCCGGGCCTGCCTGATCAAGGACGACGCGGTGCTCAAGAGCCCCGTACCGCCCGGCGACCCGAACAGCCCGTCCGCGCCCGGCTCCTGCGACACCCGCGGCCACGCCGCCCCGACCACGTACGAGGGCGAGAACACCACGCATCTCACGGTCGCCGACAAGTGGGGCAATGTCGTGGCCTACACCCTCACCATCGAGCAGACCGGCGGCAGCGGGATCACCGTCCCCGGCCGTGGCTTCCTGCTCAACAACGAGCTGACCGACTTCTCCTTCGCGCCCGCCGACCCCGCCGTCCACGACCCGAACCTGCCGGGCCCGGGGAAGCGGCCGCGCTCGTCCATGTCGCCGACGATCGTGCTGGACGGCCACAAGCCGGTGCTGGCGCTGGGCTCCCCGGGCGGGGCGACCATCATCACCACCGTGCTGCAGACCCTGCTGAACCATCTCGACCGGGGCATGCCGCTGGTGGACGCGATCGCCGCACCGCGCGCCAGCCAGCGCAACGCGGCCCAGACGGAGCTGGAACCGGGGCTGTGGAACGGCCCGGAGCGCGCCAAGCTGGAGGCGCTCGGCCACTCCTTCAAGCAGAACCCCGAGATCGGGGCGGCGACCGGTGTGCAGCGGCTGTCCGGCGGACGGTGGCTGGCGGCGGCCGAGACGGAACGGCGGGGCGGCGGTTCGGCGATGGTGGTCAGCCCGAAGCGCTGA
- a CDS encoding multidrug ABC transporter permease: MTLLAHTGIVFGRCLRSTLRSKTNLFFGMLQPLLLLALFGPLLTGLDMGVSGSSWQTLVPGVLVQLALLGGSYVGLGLLMDRNLGVLDRMRVTPVSPLALLLGRTLRDVVQLVAQSVLLVLLGLAFGLRAPLPGVLIGLLFVAVLAAALSALSYGLAMNVRTSPEFAAIANTAAMPLMLLSGLLLPMTLAPGWLEGASRAVPFRYTVDAVRQVFMGHYANTTVAVGAAVTLALAALCLMGGARLFGRVRG; this comes from the coding sequence ATGACTCTTCTCGCCCATACCGGCATCGTCTTCGGCCGCTGTCTGCGCTCGACGCTTCGCTCGAAGACCAATCTCTTCTTCGGGATGCTGCAGCCGCTGCTCCTGCTCGCCCTCTTCGGCCCGCTGCTGACCGGACTCGACATGGGCGTCAGCGGATCGTCCTGGCAGACGCTGGTCCCCGGCGTACTCGTCCAGCTCGCCCTGCTCGGCGGCTCGTACGTCGGACTCGGACTGCTGATGGACCGCAACCTCGGCGTTCTGGACCGGATGCGGGTCACCCCGGTCAGCCCGCTCGCGCTGCTGCTCGGCCGCACCCTGCGCGATGTCGTCCAGCTCGTGGCCCAGTCGGTACTGCTGGTGCTGCTCGGCCTGGCCTTCGGGCTGCGTGCCCCGCTCCCCGGCGTGCTGATCGGCCTGCTGTTCGTGGCCGTGCTCGCGGCGGCGCTGTCCGCGCTCTCCTACGGGCTGGCCATGAACGTCCGTACGTCCCCGGAGTTCGCCGCCATCGCCAACACGGCGGCCATGCCGCTGATGCTGCTCTCCGGCCTGCTGCTGCCGATGACCCTGGCGCCCGGATGGCTCGAGGGCGCCTCGCGTGCCGTGCCGTTCCGCTACACGGTCGACGCGGTGCGCCAGGTGTTCATGGGGCACTACGCCAACACCACGGTCGCAGTCGGGGCGGCCGTCACCCTGGCCCTGGCGGCGCTGTGTCTGATGGGCGGGGCCCGCCTGTTCGGCCGGGTCCGCGGCTGA
- a CDS encoding ABC transporter ATP-binding protein, giving the protein MSSSVIRVRGLTRTFSLGSGPVHAVRGIDLTVGRGEILGFLGPNGAGKTTTLRMLTTLLPPSGGEAEIAGRDLLRDPAGVRRRIGYVAQSGGLDPACSVREELVTQGRLHLMSRGAAAGRADELAGELGLSGLMDRPTAALSGGQRRRVEIALGLVNRPEVVFLDEPTTGLDPGSRAELWDLVRRVRAEHGTTVFLTTHYLDEADALADRIVVLDAGRVVAEGTSAELKSRYAGDPAASLQDAFLAITGRSTAEQPLAV; this is encoded by the coding sequence ATGTCCTCATCCGTCATCCGCGTCCGCGGCCTCACCCGGACCTTCTCGCTGGGCAGCGGCCCCGTGCACGCCGTCCGCGGCATCGATCTGACCGTCGGCCGCGGCGAGATCCTCGGCTTCCTGGGCCCCAACGGAGCCGGTAAGACCACGACTCTGCGCATGCTCACCACCCTGCTGCCGCCCAGCGGAGGCGAGGCCGAGATCGCCGGGCGCGATCTGCTCCGCGATCCGGCGGGCGTGCGGCGGCGGATCGGCTATGTGGCCCAGTCGGGCGGCCTGGACCCCGCGTGTTCCGTACGCGAGGAGCTGGTCACCCAGGGTCGGCTGCATCTGATGTCCCGGGGCGCGGCGGCCGGGCGCGCCGATGAACTCGCCGGTGAGCTCGGCCTGTCGGGGCTCATGGACCGCCCGACCGCCGCCCTGTCCGGCGGTCAGCGCCGCCGGGTGGAGATCGCGCTGGGCCTGGTCAACCGGCCCGAGGTGGTCTTCCTCGACGAGCCCACCACCGGTCTCGACCCGGGCAGCCGGGCCGAGCTGTGGGACCTGGTGCGGCGCGTCCGCGCCGAGCACGGCACCACGGTCTTCCTCACCACCCACTATCTGGACGAGGCCGATGCGCTCGCCGACCGGATCGTGGTCCTGGACGCCGGGCGGGTCGTCGCCGAGGGCACCTCCGCCGAGCTCAAGAGCCGCTATGCGGGCGATCCGGCCGCCAGTCTCCAGGACGCCTTCCTCGCCATCACCGGCCGGTCCACGGCCGAGCAACCCCTCGCCGTCTAA
- a CDS encoding TetR family transcriptional regulator, with protein sequence MSEGLRERHKRRTRRRIADVATGLFLERGFDRVTVAEVAAAAEVSVNTVYNYFPAKEDLVLPPDQASPRRLADIVRERPPGRSAAQAVLDRLREEVERRDRSLGLTEGFGPFFAMMRAAPTLVARLEELGHRMNDELAAVLAEETGTAPEDPLPRVVAAQISGYHSLIFGEIGRRVTAGERPDAIAKAVTELLDAIEEMLGAPMLGYAVREERPCSE encoded by the coding sequence ATGAGCGAAGGACTGCGGGAACGGCACAAGCGCCGTACGCGCCGACGGATCGCGGACGTGGCCACCGGCCTGTTCCTGGAGCGGGGCTTCGACCGGGTCACGGTCGCCGAGGTCGCCGCGGCCGCGGAGGTGTCCGTCAACACCGTCTACAACTACTTCCCGGCCAAGGAGGATCTGGTCCTGCCGCCCGACCAGGCGTCCCCGCGGCGGCTCGCCGACATCGTGCGCGAGCGCCCGCCCGGCCGGTCCGCCGCCCAGGCGGTGCTGGACCGGCTGCGCGAGGAGGTGGAGCGCCGCGATCGCTCGCTGGGGCTGACCGAGGGCTTCGGCCCGTTCTTCGCGATGATGCGGGCAGCCCCCACGCTGGTCGCCCGACTGGAGGAGCTCGGCCACCGGATGAACGACGAACTGGCCGCCGTGCTCGCCGAGGAGACCGGTACGGCGCCCGAGGATCCGCTGCCGCGCGTGGTGGCCGCCCAGATCAGCGGCTATCACTCACTCATCTTCGGCGAGATCGGCCGGCGCGTCACGGCGGGCGAGCGCCCCGACGCCATCGCCAAGGCCGTGACGGAACTCCTCGACGCCATCGAGGAGATGCTCGGCGCGCCGATGCTCGGCTACGCCGTACGGGAGGAGCGACCGTGTTCCGAGTGA
- a CDS encoding acyl esterase, translated as MTPARKALRPTMAAAVSVTVLAGAAFGLAPSVQAAAPAPTTATTASASASSGVSIRFVDIPGDGGVKLAANVVAPADADASRRLPLVVLPTSWSLPQVEYLAQAKKLAEAGYVVLTYNSRGFWQSGGKIETAGPPDIADASKVIDWALAHTPADPDHIGMAGLSYGAGISLLAAGADPRIKAVVAMSGWADLVGSIYSGRTQHAQAAGLLAGAGELTGRPSDELRQILDDFFSSDLAKEPELIAWGKKRSPAAQLDRINANGAAIMLGNSWGDSIFPPNSYAEFFEKLTGPKRLELRPGDHATAELTGLLGLPNTTWSHARQWLDRYLKGERNGIDTQAPVQLMSRTAGGDDYEGYPSWSAVSSGQRRVPLATTEKITANHDSGANAGTVLLSGALDQFLKVPPLASIPLLPRSHAAVWQTGASAREQRVRGTVKLHTTVTSDRSDGTAVAYLYDVGPLGVGKLITNAPVTFHDRTPGTPFGVDLELFSTAYDVPAGHRLALVVDTVDPLYIEHNPDGAHLTFSSPAADPSYLTVPVRD; from the coding sequence GTGACCCCTGCCCGCAAAGCCCTGCGCCCCACGATGGCCGCCGCCGTCTCGGTGACCGTCCTGGCCGGCGCGGCCTTCGGCCTCGCCCCCTCCGTCCAGGCCGCGGCACCGGCCCCGACCACCGCCACAACCGCCTCCGCCTCCGCTTCCTCGGGCGTCTCCATACGGTTCGTCGACATCCCCGGCGACGGCGGCGTGAAGCTGGCCGCCAACGTCGTGGCCCCCGCGGACGCGGACGCCTCCCGCCGTCTGCCCCTCGTCGTCCTGCCCACCAGTTGGTCCCTGCCCCAGGTCGAATATCTCGCCCAGGCCAAGAAGCTCGCCGAAGCCGGGTATGTGGTCCTCACTTACAACAGCCGCGGCTTCTGGCAGTCCGGCGGGAAGATCGAGACGGCCGGGCCGCCCGATATCGCCGACGCGTCCAAGGTCATCGACTGGGCGCTCGCCCACACCCCCGCCGACCCCGACCACATCGGCATGGCCGGGCTCTCCTACGGCGCCGGGATCAGCCTGCTCGCGGCCGGTGCCGACCCGCGGATCAAGGCCGTGGTGGCCATGAGCGGCTGGGCCGACCTGGTCGGCTCGATCTACAGCGGGCGCACCCAGCACGCCCAGGCCGCCGGGCTGCTCGCCGGGGCCGGGGAGCTGACCGGCCGGCCCAGCGATGAACTCCGGCAGATCCTCGACGACTTCTTCTCCTCCGACCTCGCCAAGGAACCGGAACTGATCGCCTGGGGCAAGAAGCGGTCCCCCGCCGCCCAGCTCGACCGGATCAACGCCAACGGCGCGGCCATCATGCTGGGCAACTCCTGGGGCGACTCGATCTTCCCGCCCAACAGCTACGCCGAATTCTTCGAGAAACTGACCGGCCCCAAGCGGCTGGAGCTGCGGCCCGGCGACCACGCCACCGCCGAGCTCACCGGGCTGCTCGGACTGCCCAACACCACCTGGAGCCACGCCCGGCAATGGCTCGACCGCTACCTCAAGGGCGAGCGCAACGGCATCGACACGCAAGCGCCGGTGCAGCTGATGTCCCGTACGGCGGGCGGCGACGACTACGAGGGCTACCCGAGCTGGTCGGCCGTCTCCTCCGGGCAGCGCCGCGTCCCGCTCGCCACCACCGAGAAGATCACCGCCAACCACGACTCCGGTGCCAACGCCGGAACGGTGCTGCTGAGCGGCGCCCTCGACCAGTTCCTGAAGGTCCCGCCGCTGGCCTCGATCCCGCTGCTGCCCCGGTCCCACGCGGCCGTCTGGCAGACCGGAGCCTCCGCGCGCGAGCAGCGCGTCCGCGGCACCGTGAAGCTCCACACCACCGTGACCAGCGACCGCTCGGACGGTACGGCGGTCGCGTATCTCTACGACGTGGGCCCGCTGGGCGTCGGCAAGCTCATCACCAACGCCCCGGTCACCTTCCACGACCGCACCCCGGGCACGCCGTTCGGAGTGGACCTGGAGCTGTTCTCCACGGCGTACGACGTCCCGGCGGGCCATCGGCTGGCGCTGGTCGTCGACACCGTCGACCCGCTCTACATCGAGCACAACCCCGACGGCGCCCATCTCACGTTCTCGTCCCCGGCCGCCGACCCGTCCTACCTCACGGTCCCGGTCCGCGATTGA
- a CDS encoding amino acid ABC transporter permease — protein MTAPSTTALYDVPGPHTRRRHRIYALAGTAVLLVLLGWVIYLLIHTGQFAYRKWMPFEYKGIQELLLNGLAGTLKAFGMAAVLSLALGGVLAAGRLSEHRPVRWVATLLVEFFRAMPVLVMIFFVFVALKVQPLPALVTGLTLYNGSVLAEVFRAGVNSVDRGQREAAYSLGLRKTQVMTSVLVPQGVRAMLPAIISQLVVALKDTSLGFLITYEEFLHAGKLIASNLDYDLPFIPVVMVISPIYIGMCMLLSWFANWVAKRERRSVKTRQVEVAAAEPAAPMPGDTRG, from the coding sequence ATGACCGCCCCCTCGACCACCGCCCTCTACGACGTCCCCGGCCCCCACACCCGGCGCCGGCACCGGATCTACGCGCTGGCCGGGACGGCCGTGCTGCTGGTCCTGCTCGGCTGGGTCATCTATCTCCTCATCCACACCGGCCAGTTCGCCTACCGCAAGTGGATGCCGTTTGAGTACAAGGGCATCCAGGAGCTGCTGTTGAACGGGCTCGCGGGCACCCTCAAGGCGTTCGGCATGGCCGCGGTCCTCTCGCTCGCCCTCGGCGGGGTGCTCGCCGCCGGGCGGCTCTCCGAGCATCGCCCGGTGCGCTGGGTGGCCACGCTGCTGGTGGAGTTCTTCCGGGCGATGCCCGTCCTGGTGATGATCTTCTTCGTCTTCGTGGCGCTGAAGGTCCAGCCGCTGCCCGCCCTCGTCACCGGGCTGACGCTGTACAACGGCTCGGTGCTGGCCGAGGTGTTCCGGGCCGGGGTGAACTCGGTGGACCGCGGCCAGCGCGAGGCGGCGTACTCGCTCGGGCTGCGGAAGACCCAGGTCATGACGTCCGTGCTGGTGCCGCAGGGGGTGCGGGCGATGCTGCCGGCCATCATCAGCCAATTGGTGGTGGCCCTGAAGGACACCTCGCTCGGCTTCCTCATCACCTATGAGGAGTTTCTGCACGCCGGAAAGCTGATCGCGTCCAATCTCGACTACGACCTGCCGTTCATCCCGGTGGTCATGGTGATCTCACCCATCTACATCGGGATGTGCATGCTGCTGTCGTGGTTCGCCAACTGGGTGGCCAAGCGGGAGCGGCGCAGTGTGAAGACCCGCCAGGTCGAGGTCGCCGCCGCCGAACCGGCCGCCCCGATGCCGGGGGACACCCGCGGCTGA
- a CDS encoding amino acid ABC transporter permease, whose protein sequence is MDVLTQNFSLYGKGFLGTVELTVYASLLALALGILMAAFRVAPVASLRAFGTAWVMVLRNTPLTLLFFAVMLGLPRFGLVLPFTVFAVMALGCYTSAFICEAVRAGINTVPVGQGEAARSLGMTFDQTLSAVVLPQAFRSVIPPIGSTLIALAKNSAIAGSFSVTELLGTYKPLNERGYSIIWSFVWIAVGYLIITLAISAIFALLERRWGVRR, encoded by the coding sequence ATGGACGTGCTCACCCAGAACTTCTCGCTCTACGGCAAGGGCTTCCTCGGCACCGTGGAGCTGACCGTCTACGCCTCGCTGCTCGCCCTCGCGCTCGGCATCCTGATGGCCGCCTTCCGGGTGGCGCCGGTCGCCTCGCTGCGCGCCTTCGGCACCGCCTGGGTGATGGTGCTCCGCAACACCCCGCTGACGCTGCTGTTCTTCGCGGTGATGCTGGGGCTGCCGCGCTTCGGGCTGGTGCTGCCGTTCACGGTCTTCGCGGTGATGGCGCTCGGCTGCTACACCTCGGCGTTCATCTGTGAGGCGGTCCGCGCGGGCATCAACACGGTGCCGGTGGGGCAGGGCGAGGCGGCCCGCAGCCTGGGCATGACGTTCGACCAGACGCTGAGCGCGGTGGTGCTGCCGCAGGCGTTCCGCTCGGTCATCCCGCCGATCGGGTCGACCCTGATCGCGCTTGCCAAGAACTCCGCCATCGCCGGGTCGTTCAGCGTCACCGAACTGCTCGGCACCTATAAACCCCTCAACGAGCGGGGGTACAGCATCATCTGGTCCTTCGTCTGGATCGCCGTCGGGTATCTGATCATCACCCTCGCCATCAGCGCGATCTTCGCCCTGCTGGAGCGGCGCTGGGGAGTGCGGCGATGA
- a CDS encoding ABC transporter substrate-binding protein, whose protein sequence is MRASMMSSPEPVMTDMRRLCRATAALATALALLLMVGCGKEGSPPAKGPRAEKLPTYKVATGFRLPSSPTWRRAERRGHLTVGVKEDQPYLGERDPATGRYSGFDIEIARMMSASLGFDPKTIRFQTIASANRETALQSGQIDYYVGTYTINPLRKRLVGFAGPYFMAGQSLLVRTDENDIHGPADLAGKTVCSVAGSTPLQRIQTDYPKAHAVAYDTYSVCVDNLLSFQVDAVTTDNTILLGYAAKAPEELKVVGRPFSKEPYGIGVPKRDNALRFALDDAIQVHERNGDWKKAYEATLGLSGVPAPKPPPIDRYRTG, encoded by the coding sequence TTGCGGGCCTCGATGATGTCGTCGCCTGAACCGGTGATGACGGACATGAGGCGTCTGTGCCGCGCGACCGCCGCCCTCGCCACGGCCCTGGCCCTGCTGCTCATGGTCGGCTGCGGCAAGGAGGGCAGCCCGCCCGCCAAGGGGCCCCGGGCCGAGAAGCTGCCCACCTACAAGGTGGCGACCGGCTTCCGGCTGCCCTCCTCGCCCACCTGGCGCAGGGCCGAGCGGCGCGGCCATCTCACCGTCGGGGTCAAGGAGGACCAGCCCTATCTGGGCGAGCGGGACCCGGCCACCGGCCGCTACTCGGGTTTCGACATCGAGATCGCCCGCATGATGTCCGCCTCCCTCGGCTTCGACCCGAAGACCATCCGCTTCCAGACCATCGCCTCCGCCAACCGCGAGACCGCGCTCCAGAGCGGCCAGATCGACTACTACGTCGGCACCTACACCATCAATCCGCTGCGCAAACGGCTGGTCGGCTTCGCCGGGCCGTACTTCATGGCCGGTCAGTCGCTGCTGGTGCGCACCGACGAGAACGACATCCACGGCCCCGCCGACCTCGCGGGCAAAACCGTCTGCTCGGTGGCCGGCTCGACCCCGCTGCAGCGCATCCAGACCGACTACCCCAAGGCCCACGCGGTCGCGTACGACACGTACTCGGTGTGCGTGGACAATCTGCTCAGCTTCCAGGTGGACGCGGTGACCACGGACAACACCATCCTGCTCGGCTACGCGGCCAAGGCCCCCGAGGAGCTGAAGGTGGTGGGCCGGCCCTTCTCCAAGGAGCCGTACGGCATCGGCGTGCCCAAGCGGGACAACGCGCTGCGCTTCGCGCTGGACGACGCCATCCAGGTCCATGAGCGCAACGGCGACTGGAAGAAGGCGTACGAGGCGACCCTCGGCCTCTCCGGTGTGCCCGCCCCCAAGCCGCCCCCCATCGACCGCTACCGCACCGGCTGA